From a region of the Gordonia sp. PP30 genome:
- a CDS encoding ferredoxin reductase translates to MAHWVRAAVSRVTTPLLPDDYLHLANPLWSARELRGRVVSVTSEAGDSATIVIRPGWGFSFDYTAGQYLGIGIPVDGRWTWRSYSLTSDPDTSAGDKTVAITVKALPEGFLSSHLVNGLEPGTVVRLAAPAGEFVLPEPLPPKLLLATAGSGITPIMSMLRTMRRRGQRLGGSDVVLVHSAPTEDDVMFLDELRALAAEGVVTLKLWLSANEGRLDEEALSVVCPDWAERQAWACGPGGFLDMLTTAFEKAGVGDALHIERFALERGAHGAQGGTVTFGTRDKSITVDGATTLLEAGEQAGVQMPYGCRMGICQTCVVMLDKGCVRDLRTGVEHVEGERIQTCVSAAAGDCTLDV, encoded by the coding sequence ATGGCGCACTGGGTGCGGGCGGCGGTCTCCCGGGTCACCACGCCGCTGCTGCCCGACGACTACCTGCACCTGGCGAACCCGCTGTGGTCGGCCCGCGAGCTGCGCGGCCGGGTGGTGTCGGTGACCTCCGAGGCCGGTGATTCGGCGACGATCGTGATCCGGCCGGGCTGGGGCTTCTCGTTCGACTACACCGCGGGTCAGTACCTGGGTATCGGCATCCCGGTCGACGGCCGCTGGACGTGGCGGAGCTATTCGCTGACCAGCGACCCGGACACCTCGGCCGGTGACAAGACCGTCGCGATCACGGTGAAGGCGCTGCCCGAGGGCTTCCTGTCGTCGCACCTGGTCAACGGCCTGGAACCGGGCACCGTCGTCCGGCTGGCCGCCCCCGCCGGGGAGTTCGTGCTGCCGGAGCCGCTGCCGCCGAAGCTGCTGCTGGCCACCGCGGGCAGCGGCATCACGCCGATCATGTCCATGCTGCGGACCATGCGCCGCCGCGGACAGCGGCTCGGCGGGTCCGACGTGGTGCTGGTGCACTCGGCGCCCACCGAGGACGACGTGATGTTCCTCGACGAGCTGCGGGCGCTGGCCGCCGAGGGCGTTGTGACGCTCAAGCTGTGGTTGTCCGCGAACGAGGGGCGGCTCGACGAGGAGGCGCTGTCGGTGGTGTGCCCGGACTGGGCGGAGCGCCAGGCGTGGGCGTGTGGTCCGGGCGGATTCCTGGACATGCTGACCACTGCCTTCGAGAAGGCCGGGGTGGGCGACGCCCTGCACATCGAGCGGTTCGCGCTGGAGCGCGGTGCGCACGGCGCGCAGGGTGGAACGGTCACGTTCGGGACGCGCGACAAGTCGATCACCGTCGACGGCGCCACGACGCTCCTGGAGGCGGGTGAGCAGGCCGGCGTGCAGATGCCCTACGGCTGCCGCATGGGCATCTGCCAGACCTGCGTGGTGATGCTCGACAAGGGCTGCGTGCGCGACTTGCGCACCGGCGTGGAGCATGTCGAGGGCGAACGGATCCAGACGTGTGTCAGCGCGGCCGCGGGGGACTGCACGCTCGACGTGTGA
- a CDS encoding wax ester/triacylglycerol synthase domain-containing protein, translating to MVNRLSPDDAMYYFLDGAGTTTHLGTLSILDPAQGDGAPLDYPRLVALVENRLQQMPRYRQTVTEVSLGLARPLWIDDPDFDVTFHVRLSAIPQPGSDTQLQELIARVMSRPLDRRRPMWELYLIEGLTGGRLAILTKTHRCLVGDGSHPEISEVITDESADTPRLDDDLWMPGRRPSARSVTLGALAEAMARPGEFADSVLHGGGPIADLLSFADRSARFVGTTVQQLVNSAPDSPLNAAPTSARLFTFASVPRAAVLGVANRFECTFNDVVLGIVTGVMRRWMLSIRDSIAHGETMRAVLPLGARDGVAESRRAGGGWLCAGCPEFITDLPIGEDAPSVRLMQVAGLADRYSQSQRRMTSGLRPMLPELGVVPFADFSTRVFNGLFQRSYNVPISMSDHQITRRYVGGVPVAALYTIPALVARRALAISVNEYCERVEFGFFADRNVMGDLPAMAGYVADSLEELRTGGFGPRPVTRIPVAPPAADDDEVQS from the coding sequence ATGGTGAATCGACTGTCGCCCGACGACGCGATGTACTACTTCCTGGACGGGGCCGGAACGACGACCCATCTGGGCACCCTGTCGATTCTGGATCCGGCGCAGGGCGACGGCGCCCCCCTCGATTACCCGCGGCTGGTGGCCCTGGTGGAGAACCGGTTGCAGCAGATGCCGCGCTACCGGCAGACCGTCACCGAGGTGTCGCTCGGGCTGGCGCGCCCGCTCTGGATCGACGACCCGGACTTCGACGTCACCTTCCACGTGCGCCTCTCGGCCATCCCGCAGCCCGGCAGCGACACGCAGTTGCAGGAACTCATCGCGCGCGTGATGTCGCGGCCCCTCGACCGCCGCCGCCCGATGTGGGAGCTCTACCTGATCGAGGGCCTCACCGGCGGCCGCCTGGCGATCCTCACCAAGACCCATCGCTGCTTGGTCGGCGACGGCAGTCATCCGGAGATCAGCGAGGTGATCACCGACGAGTCTGCCGACACTCCGCGCCTGGATGACGACCTCTGGATGCCGGGGCGGCGCCCGAGCGCCCGGAGCGTCACCCTGGGTGCGCTCGCCGAGGCGATGGCGCGACCCGGGGAATTCGCCGACTCGGTCCTGCACGGCGGCGGGCCGATCGCCGACCTGCTGAGTTTTGCCGACCGCTCGGCCCGCTTCGTCGGCACCACCGTCCAGCAGCTGGTGAACTCGGCGCCGGACAGCCCGCTGAACGCCGCGCCGACGTCGGCCCGGCTCTTCACCTTCGCGTCGGTGCCGCGTGCGGCGGTCCTGGGTGTCGCGAACCGCTTCGAGTGCACGTTCAACGACGTCGTGCTCGGCATCGTCACCGGGGTGATGCGCCGGTGGATGCTGTCGATCCGGGACTCCATCGCCCACGGCGAGACGATGCGGGCGGTGCTGCCGCTCGGGGCGCGCGACGGCGTCGCCGAGTCGCGGCGGGCCGGCGGCGGCTGGCTGTGCGCGGGTTGTCCCGAGTTCATCACCGACCTGCCGATCGGGGAGGACGCGCCGTCGGTGCGGCTGATGCAGGTGGCCGGGCTGGCCGACCGCTACTCGCAGTCGCAGCGGCGGATGACCTCGGGCCTGCGGCCGATGCTGCCCGAACTGGGTGTGGTGCCGTTCGCCGACTTCTCCACGCGCGTGTTCAACGGGCTGTTTCAGCGCTCGTACAACGTGCCGATCAGCATGAGCGACCACCAGATCACTCGCCGCTACGTGGGCGGCGTGCCGGTGGCGGCGCTGTACACCATCCCCGCACTGGTCGCGCGGCGCGCGCTGGCGATCAGTGTCAACGAGTACTGCGAGCGTGTGGAGTTCGGCTTCTTCGCCGACCGCAACGTGATGGGCGATCTGCCCGCGATGGCCGGATACGTGGCCGACTCGCTGGAAGAACTGCGGACCGGCGGCTTCGGTCCGCGGCCGGTCACCCGGATCCCGGTCGCACCGCCGGCCGCCGACGACGATGAGGTCCAGTCATGA
- a CDS encoding Rv3235 family protein gives MRGTLLDTQPGTAIHGPRPKAPAPDLQVATAARSFAIAVVARTLEVLDGKRPRGQLAGAVSDDVLTQIATLLQLGAGGPDREIARLHRVHVQLRSSAAAEIFGTYVRGPRTRAFAGAMETAAVRVSARGAQRRELSRRWVVTEFAIL, from the coding sequence ATGAGGGGGACTCTGCTCGACACTCAGCCCGGCACGGCGATCCACGGACCGCGGCCGAAGGCTCCGGCGCCCGACCTGCAGGTGGCCACCGCGGCGCGGTCGTTCGCGATCGCGGTGGTGGCCCGCACCCTGGAGGTGCTCGACGGCAAGCGGCCGCGCGGGCAATTGGCCGGAGCGGTGTCCGACGACGTGCTCACACAGATCGCGACCCTGCTGCAACTCGGCGCGGGCGGACCCGACCGGGAGATTGCCCGGCTCCACCGCGTCCACGTCCAGCTGCGCTCGAGCGCAGCGGCCGAGATCTTCGGCACCTACGTGCGCGGACCGCGGACCCGGGCGTTCGCCGGCGCCATGGAGACCGCGGCGGTGCGGGTCTCCGCGCGCGGCGCGCAGCGGCGCGAACTGTCCCGCCGCTGGGTGGTCACCGAGTTCGCGATCTTGTAG
- the secA gene encoding preprotein translocase subunit SecA: protein MLNKLLRLGEGRMVKRLDAIADQVEAREGEIEALTDAELKAKTDEFKGRLDDGETLDHLLVEAFAVAREAAWRVLDQKHFHVQIMGGAALHFGNIAEMKTGEGKTLTCVLPAYLNALSGDGVHVVTVNDYLAKRDAEQMGRVHRFLGLQTAVILTGMTPDQRRVAYSADITYGTNNEFGFDYLRDNMAHELGDLVQRGHNFAVVDEVDSILVDEARTPLIISGPADSSSKWYTEFARIAPLLEKDTHYEVDIKKKTIGVHEAGVAFVEDRLGIDNLYEPENSQLVSYLNNAIKVKELFHKDKDYIVRRGEVLIVDEFTGRVLDGRRFNEGLHQAIEAKEGVEIKAENQTLATITLQNYFRLYDKLSGMTGTAETEAAEFHQIYKLGVVPIPTNKPMIRDDQSDLIYKTEEAKFAAVVDDIAERNEKGQPILIGTTSVERSEYLSRLLADRGIKHTVLNAKYHEQEAQIVAEAGRTGAVTVATNMAGRGTDVVLGGNPEVIADTRLRKAGLDPVNTPDEYEAAWDEAIAVARADAADEAVAVCEAGGLYVLGTERHESRRIDNQLRGRSGRQGDPGASRFYLSLGDELMRRFNAAALDTIMTRFNLPDDVPIEAKMVTRAIRSAQTQVEEQNFEIRKNVLKYDEVMNEQRKVIYAERREILEGDDHSEQVRQMVADVVGAYIDAATVEGYAEDWDVDELWTALGNLYPISLDADTVFKVNEFGERDDLDRDELRQIVVDDALAAYDRREKEVAAIGGDGAMRQLERSILLNVLDRKWRDHLYEMDYLREGIHLRSMAQRDPVVEYQREGYDMFMGMLEGMKEETVSLLFNAQVQAEAPEPALGSSVSDMLAGSGLGGSVEDEEAADGITYSGPAEDGTPEIHSAVEELFSGTPSEVLGDEPVVGSRKERRAAERRNRRRHAK, encoded by the coding sequence GTGCTGAACAAGCTGCTGCGCCTGGGCGAAGGCCGGATGGTCAAGAGGCTCGACGCCATCGCCGATCAGGTCGAGGCCCGCGAGGGCGAGATCGAGGCGCTGACCGACGCCGAACTCAAGGCCAAGACCGACGAGTTCAAGGGACGGCTCGACGACGGCGAGACCCTCGACCACCTGCTGGTGGAGGCCTTCGCGGTCGCCCGCGAGGCGGCCTGGCGCGTGCTCGATCAGAAGCACTTCCACGTCCAGATCATGGGCGGCGCGGCACTGCACTTCGGCAACATCGCCGAGATGAAGACCGGTGAGGGCAAGACCCTGACCTGTGTGCTGCCGGCCTACCTCAACGCGCTGTCCGGCGACGGCGTGCACGTGGTCACGGTCAACGACTACCTCGCCAAGCGCGACGCCGAGCAGATGGGCCGCGTCCACCGCTTCCTCGGTCTGCAGACCGCGGTGATCCTCACCGGTATGACGCCGGACCAGCGACGCGTCGCCTACAGCGCCGACATCACCTACGGCACCAACAACGAGTTCGGCTTCGACTACCTGCGCGACAACATGGCGCACGAGCTGGGCGATCTGGTTCAGCGCGGCCACAACTTCGCCGTCGTCGACGAGGTCGACTCGATCCTCGTCGACGAGGCCCGTACCCCGCTCATCATCTCCGGCCCGGCCGACTCGTCGAGCAAGTGGTACACCGAGTTCGCCCGCATCGCGCCGCTGCTGGAGAAGGACACCCACTACGAGGTGGACATCAAGAAGAAGACGATCGGTGTGCACGAGGCCGGCGTCGCCTTCGTCGAGGATCGTCTCGGCATCGACAACCTGTACGAGCCGGAGAACTCGCAGCTGGTCAGCTACCTGAACAACGCGATCAAGGTCAAGGAGCTGTTCCACAAGGACAAGGACTACATCGTCCGCCGCGGCGAGGTCCTGATCGTCGACGAGTTCACCGGCCGCGTGCTCGACGGCCGCCGCTTCAACGAGGGTCTGCACCAGGCCATCGAGGCCAAAGAGGGCGTCGAGATCAAGGCGGAGAACCAGACGCTCGCCACGATCACCCTGCAGAACTACTTCCGCCTCTACGACAAGCTGTCCGGCATGACCGGTACCGCCGAGACCGAGGCCGCCGAGTTCCACCAGATCTACAAGCTGGGCGTCGTCCCGATCCCGACCAACAAGCCGATGATCCGCGACGACCAGTCGGACCTGATCTACAAGACCGAAGAGGCCAAGTTCGCGGCCGTGGTCGACGACATCGCCGAGCGGAACGAGAAGGGGCAGCCGATCCTGATCGGCACCACCAGCGTCGAGCGGTCGGAGTACCTGTCGCGGCTGCTGGCCGACCGCGGCATTAAGCACACCGTGCTGAACGCGAAGTACCACGAGCAGGAGGCGCAGATCGTCGCCGAGGCCGGCCGCACCGGTGCGGTCACGGTCGCCACCAACATGGCCGGCCGCGGTACCGACGTGGTGCTGGGCGGCAACCCGGAGGTCATCGCCGACACCCGGCTGCGCAAGGCCGGCCTGGACCCGGTCAACACCCCGGACGAGTACGAGGCCGCCTGGGACGAGGCGATCGCGGTGGCCCGCGCGGATGCCGCCGACGAGGCCGTCGCCGTGTGCGAGGCCGGCGGCCTGTACGTGCTCGGCACCGAGCGTCACGAGTCGCGGCGTATCGACAACCAGCTGCGCGGCCGCTCCGGACGACAGGGCGACCCGGGTGCGTCGCGCTTCTATCTGTCGCTGGGCGACGAGCTGATGCGGCGCTTCAACGCCGCGGCGCTCGACACCATCATGACCCGCTTCAACCTGCCCGACGACGTGCCGATCGAGGCCAAGATGGTCACCCGGGCGATTCGCAGTGCGCAGACGCAGGTCGAGGAGCAGAACTTCGAGATCCGCAAGAACGTCCTCAAGTACGACGAGGTAATGAACGAGCAGCGCAAGGTGATCTACGCCGAGCGCCGCGAGATCCTCGAGGGCGACGACCACAGCGAGCAGGTCCGCCAGATGGTCGCCGACGTGGTCGGCGCGTACATCGACGCCGCCACCGTCGAGGGCTACGCCGAGGACTGGGACGTCGACGAGCTGTGGACGGCGCTGGGGAACCTGTACCCGATCTCGCTCGACGCCGACACCGTGTTCAAGGTCAACGAGTTCGGCGAGCGCGACGACCTCGACCGGGACGAACTGCGGCAGATCGTCGTCGACGACGCCCTGGCCGCCTATGACCGGCGCGAGAAGGAAGTGGCCGCGATCGGCGGCGACGGCGCCATGCGTCAGCTGGAGCGGTCGATCCTGCTGAACGTGCTCGACCGCAAGTGGCGCGACCATCTCTACGAGATGGACTACCTCCGCGAGGGCATCCACCTGCGTTCGATGGCGCAGCGCGACCCGGTGGTGGAGTACCAGCGCGAGGGCTACGACATGTTCATGGGCATGCTCGAGGGCATGAAGGAGGAGACCGTCAGCCTCCTGTTCAACGCCCAGGTGCAGGCCGAGGCCCCCGAACCCGCCCTCGGCAGCAGCGTCTCGGACATGCTGGCCGGCAGCGGTCTCGGCGGATCGGTCGAGGACGAGGAGGCCGCCGACGGCATCACCTACAGCGGCCCGGCCGAGGACGGCACCCCGGAGATCCACTCCGCGGTGGAGGAACTCTTCTCCGGCACGCCGTCGGAGGTGCTGGGCGACGAGCCGGTCGTCGGCAGCCGCAAGGAGCGCCGCGCCGCCGAGCGCCGCAACCGCCGCCGCCACGCCAAGTAG
- the raiA gene encoding ribosome-associated translation inhibitor RaiA has translation MSVVHRKGQREPKGPAPTQAEVNEAFTRPAFVAEVAEPAEPDAEVVFNGRNVVIPEHFRVYVADKLARLERFDPSLTRFEVVLYHEPNRRQLKQAQVVEVTARCDGPVVRAQASGENFYAATEQVMDRLQKQLRRARNRSRIRKTGPGRAMSLSEAVAPGALPDDPHPETVAEAEDRWDDGVEPYEPGQVVRVKEHDAVPMTVDDALYEMELVGHDFFLFHDQESDRPSVVYRRHAFDYGVIRLS, from the coding sequence ATGTCGGTTGTTCATCGCAAAGGACAGCGCGAACCCAAAGGCCCTGCCCCCACCCAGGCGGAAGTGAACGAGGCGTTCACCCGGCCCGCCTTCGTCGCGGAGGTCGCCGAGCCCGCCGAGCCCGACGCCGAGGTCGTTTTCAACGGCCGCAACGTGGTGATCCCCGAGCACTTCCGCGTGTACGTCGCGGACAAGCTCGCGCGGCTGGAGCGCTTCGATCCCTCGCTCACCCGCTTCGAGGTGGTGCTCTATCACGAGCCGAACCGCCGTCAGCTCAAGCAGGCGCAGGTGGTCGAGGTGACCGCCCGGTGCGACGGCCCCGTGGTCCGGGCCCAGGCGAGCGGCGAGAACTTCTACGCCGCCACCGAACAGGTGATGGACCGGCTGCAGAAGCAGCTGCGCCGCGCCCGCAACCGCAGCCGTATCCGCAAGACCGGCCCGGGCCGGGCGATGAGCCTGTCCGAGGCGGTGGCCCCCGGCGCCCTCCCCGACGATCCGCATCCGGAGACCGTCGCCGAGGCAGAGGACCGCTGGGACGACGGCGTCGAGCCGTACGAGCCCGGCCAGGTGGTCCGCGTCAAGGAGCACGACGCGGTCCCGATGACCGTCGACGACGCGCTCTACGAGATGGAACTGGTCGGTCACGACTTCTTCCTGTTCCACGACCAGGAGAGTGACCGCCCGTCGGTGGTCTACCGCCGTCACGCCTTCGACTACGGCGTCATCCGTCTCTCCTGA
- a CDS encoding ComF family protein, protein MTPPLGSGRALREVFAAALDLALPRECGGCRRPGTPWCARCARRVVDDPVLLRPRVELPVPAWALGRYRGPLQSAVVELKEHGRTDLVPILGAVLARGLVTLADWEQLPGARRLALIPAPTRAMSARRRGGDPVTAIARSAATALGPRAGVVPLLATAGWTRDSAGLSAGGRMANLAGAITLTGPPPAALLAPCEGDAARAAVLLIDDVLTTGATAAASVAALSRGGVEVSGVLVVAGA, encoded by the coding sequence ATGACCCCGCCACTCGGATCGGGACGCGCGCTGCGGGAGGTGTTCGCGGCGGCGCTCGATCTGGCGCTGCCGCGCGAGTGTGGGGGTTGCCGTCGGCCGGGGACGCCGTGGTGTGCGCGCTGCGCCCGGCGGGTGGTCGACGATCCCGTGCTGCTCCGTCCGCGCGTGGAGCTCCCGGTGCCGGCCTGGGCGCTCGGCCGTTACCGCGGGCCGCTGCAGAGCGCGGTGGTCGAGCTCAAGGAGCACGGGCGGACCGATCTGGTGCCGATCCTGGGCGCCGTGCTCGCCCGGGGCCTGGTCACCCTCGCCGACTGGGAGCAGCTGCCCGGCGCGCGGCGGCTCGCGCTGATCCCCGCGCCTACCCGGGCGATGTCGGCGCGGCGCCGCGGCGGAGATCCGGTCACCGCGATCGCCCGATCCGCGGCCACCGCCCTCGGCCCGCGCGCGGGCGTGGTGCCGCTGCTGGCGACGGCCGGCTGGACCCGCGACTCGGCGGGCCTGTCCGCGGGTGGCCGGATGGCGAACCTGGCCGGTGCGATCACCCTGACCGGGCCGCCGCCGGCCGCGCTGCTTGCGCCGTGCGAGGGTGACGCGGCCCGCGCCGCGGTGCTGCTGATCGACGACGTGCTCACGACCGGCGCCACCGCCGCGGCGTCGGTCGCCGCGCTGTCGCGCGGCGGCGTCGAGGTGTCCGGAGTGCTCGTCGTCGCCGGTGCGTGA
- a CDS encoding LpqB family beta-propeller domain-containing protein — MTPRRTVPVLLLLAIMLAVTGCVAIPDSSAPQPVEQFNRTQPTNLVPTPRRSDDPETVVRNFLKAMADPASGHKAARRFLTTGASSRWDDQGPTTVLDDVRVVVDERNESAIRLRVIGTRVGVLSTIGQLTPVDGEMVMPLTLNQVKGSWRVEGDLEPGTVTDRTQFDSSYRLAQLFYPDRTATRLVGDPRWLFGGALDPTAVVTRLLAGPAPDLTGAVESPAGKDVELRGPVAIDGDTVTINLGGLVDADPRNRTVLAAQLIWTLDAASFRGTYRITSDGSPLVADRADGWRTADVKSFDPEPDTGQVPPLHVVRGGLLRVTSAGTAQVSGPLGSATDLRAAALSADQTRVAAVADRGGRRVLLQGPYGGIPTEVVSGGDIVTPGFGATADVGYAVVDGKPVQWTTDQAGAARVVPLDISQVAAIDPRPITAFQVSPDGVRAALLVGGRVLLAVLTTNDRGVPSLSGVHQTAYDIGSVVALAWGGIENLYLARTGDDAPVLRIPVSGVPALPLVSGNLKPPVVALAATRTKVYAADSNGILEIGTAPGGVDQYWTSVGDTGRGAIPVS, encoded by the coding sequence ATGACACCGCGCCGAACAGTGCCGGTGCTCCTGCTGCTGGCGATCATGCTGGCCGTCACCGGATGCGTGGCGATCCCCGACTCGTCGGCGCCGCAGCCGGTGGAGCAGTTCAACCGGACCCAGCCGACCAATCTGGTGCCGACGCCGCGCCGCAGCGACGACCCGGAGACCGTGGTCCGCAACTTCCTCAAGGCGATGGCCGATCCGGCGTCCGGGCACAAGGCCGCGCGCCGGTTCCTCACCACCGGCGCGTCGTCGCGCTGGGACGACCAGGGCCCGACGACGGTGCTCGACGATGTGCGCGTGGTGGTCGATGAGCGTAACGAGAGCGCGATCCGGCTGCGCGTGATCGGGACGCGCGTCGGCGTCCTCAGCACGATCGGCCAGCTCACCCCGGTTGACGGCGAGATGGTGATGCCGCTGACGCTGAACCAGGTGAAGGGCTCCTGGCGGGTGGAGGGCGACCTGGAACCTGGCACGGTCACCGATCGCACCCAGTTCGACTCCTCTTACCGGCTGGCGCAGCTGTTCTACCCCGACCGCACCGCGACCCGGCTGGTCGGCGATCCGCGCTGGCTGTTCGGCGGCGCGCTCGATCCGACGGCGGTGGTCACCCGGCTGCTCGCCGGCCCGGCGCCCGACCTCACCGGCGCCGTCGAGTCGCCCGCGGGCAAGGACGTCGAGCTGCGGGGGCCGGTCGCGATCGACGGCGACACCGTGACGATCAATCTCGGCGGGCTGGTCGACGCCGATCCCCGCAACCGCACGGTGCTCGCGGCACAGCTGATCTGGACACTCGACGCCGCCAGTTTCCGCGGCACCTACCGCATCACGTCCGACGGTTCCCCGCTGGTCGCGGACCGGGCGGACGGCTGGCGCACCGCCGACGTCAAGTCCTTCGATCCCGAACCGGACACCGGACAGGTGCCGCCGCTGCACGTGGTGCGGGGCGGTCTGCTGCGGGTCACGTCGGCGGGCACCGCGCAGGTCTCCGGGCCGCTGGGCAGTGCGACGGATCTGCGGGCGGCGGCGCTGTCCGCAGATCAGACCCGGGTGGCGGCCGTCGCCGACCGCGGCGGGCGCCGAGTCCTGCTGCAGGGCCCGTACGGCGGCATCCCCACCGAGGTGGTCTCCGGCGGCGACATCGTCACGCCGGGCTTCGGCGCGACCGCCGATGTCGGCTACGCGGTGGTCGACGGCAAACCCGTGCAGTGGACGACGGACCAGGCCGGTGCGGCCCGTGTGGTGCCGCTCGACATCAGTCAGGTGGCCGCGATCGATCCGCGACCGATCACCGCGTTCCAGGTGTCGCCGGACGGGGTGCGTGCCGCGCTGCTGGTCGGGGGTCGTGTGCTGCTGGCCGTGCTGACCACCAATGATCGCGGCGTGCCGTCGCTCAGCGGGGTGCACCAGACGGCCTACGACATCGGCTCGGTGGTCGCGCTGGCCTGGGGCGGGATCGAGAACCTGTACCTCGCCCGCACCGGCGACGACGCACCGGTCCTGCGCATCCCGGTCTCCGGGGTGCCCGCGCTGCCGCTGGTCTCCGGCAACCTGAAGCCGCCGGTGGTCGCGCTGGCCGCGACCCGCACCAAGGTCTACGCCGCGGACAGCAACGGCATCCTGGAGATCGGCACCGCCCCCGGTGGCGTCGACCAGTACTGGACCTCGGTCGGCGACACCGGCCGCGGCGCCATCCCCGTCTCGTAG
- the mtrB gene encoding MtrAB system histidine kinase MtrB, with product MQRAAGSVGRAFGALWSRSLQLRVVVSTLVLSFVVLLIVGFLLVSQITGRLLDDKQAVALNQLERSRNLVERVLTTTESSTSTESRLARARALMTDQDTDSAQSAGAGAYDTVLLVPGRRGEPPVAAAGPVTEVSEQLRTMVSRGQVAYQYTTVHRGGEHLPALVVGTPVESAVPDLQLYMVFPMGSEQKTVNLVRSTLMVGGLVLLGLLAAIAWLIARQVVAPLKSASRIAVRFADGRLSERMPVRGDDEFARLAVSFNDMAESLSKQITHLEEFGGLQRQFTSDVSHELRTPLTTVRMAADMLYESRDDLDPLQRRSVELMDTELDRFETLLTELLEISRHDAGQAELSAERMDMAIPIEAALATVEPLAADSGTELIVDLPVEPVLAEIDPRRIERILRNLLANAIDHGEQRPVTLTMRSDGDAVAITVRDQGIGLKPGEEKLVFNRFWRSDPSRVRRSGGTGLGLAISIEDARLHQGRLEAAGEPGVGSCFRLTLPLVRGHKLLGSPLPLNPDGGTPR from the coding sequence ATGCAGCGCGCGGCCGGCAGTGTCGGCCGCGCGTTCGGCGCGCTGTGGAGCCGGTCGCTCCAGCTGCGGGTGGTCGTGTCGACGCTGGTGCTCTCGTTCGTGGTGCTGCTGATCGTGGGCTTTCTGCTGGTCAGTCAGATCACCGGGCGTCTGCTCGACGACAAGCAGGCCGTCGCCCTCAATCAGCTCGAGCGTTCCCGCAACCTGGTGGAACGGGTGCTGACGACCACCGAGTCGAGCACGTCCACCGAATCGCGCCTGGCGCGCGCCCGGGCGTTGATGACCGACCAGGACACCGACTCGGCGCAGAGCGCCGGTGCCGGCGCGTACGACACGGTGCTGCTGGTCCCGGGCCGCCGGGGCGAGCCGCCGGTGGCGGCCGCCGGGCCGGTGACCGAGGTGTCCGAGCAGCTGCGCACCATGGTCAGTCGCGGCCAGGTGGCCTACCAGTACACGACGGTGCACCGCGGCGGCGAGCACCTGCCCGCGCTGGTGGTCGGCACCCCGGTGGAGAGCGCCGTGCCCGACCTCCAGCTGTACATGGTGTTCCCGATGGGCAGCGAGCAGAAGACGGTCAACCTGGTGCGCAGCACCCTGATGGTCGGCGGTCTGGTGCTCCTCGGCCTGCTCGCGGCCATCGCCTGGCTGATCGCGCGGCAGGTGGTGGCGCCGTTGAAGAGCGCATCGCGCATCGCGGTGCGCTTCGCCGACGGCCGGCTGTCCGAGCGGATGCCGGTGCGCGGCGACGACGAGTTCGCGCGGCTGGCGGTCTCCTTCAACGACATGGCCGAGAGCCTGTCCAAACAGATCACCCACCTCGAGGAGTTCGGCGGTCTGCAACGGCAGTTCACGTCCGACGTCTCGCACGAGCTGCGCACCCCGCTCACGACCGTCCGGATGGCCGCCGACATGCTCTACGAGAGCCGCGACGATCTCGATCCGCTGCAACGCCGCAGCGTCGAGCTGATGGACACCGAGCTCGACCGTTTCGAGACCCTGCTCACCGAACTCCTGGAGATCTCCCGGCACGACGCCGGGCAGGCCGAGCTCTCCGCCGAGCGGATGGACATGGCGATCCCGATCGAGGCGGCGCTGGCCACCGTCGAACCGCTCGCCGCCGACAGCGGCACCGAACTGATCGTCGACCTGCCGGTGGAACCGGTGCTCGCCGAGATCGACCCGCGCCGCATCGAGCGCATTCTGCGCAACCTGCTGGCCAACGCCATCGACCACGGCGAGCAGCGCCCGGTCACGCTCACCATGCGCTCGGACGGCGACGCCGTCGCCATCACCGTCCGCGATCAGGGCATCGGCCTCAAACCGGGGGAGGAGAAGCTGGTCTTCAACCGGTTCTGGCGGTCCGACCCGTCGCGCGTCCGGCGATCCGGCGGCACCGGCCTCGGCCTGGCCATCAGCATCGAGGACGCCCGGCTGCATCAGGGCAGACTGGAAGCGGCGGGTGAGCCCGGCGTCGGGTCGTGCTTCCGCCTCACCCTGCCGCTGGTCCGCGGCCACAAGCTCCTCGGCAGTCCGCTGCCACTCAATCCGGACGGGGGAACCCCGCGATGA